From Peromyscus maniculatus bairdii isolate BWxNUB_F1_BW_parent chromosome 8, HU_Pman_BW_mat_3.1, whole genome shotgun sequence, a single genomic window includes:
- the Slfn14 gene encoding protein SLFN14: protein MPYAEITVNLGKVTLGEENRKKMTNSCLKRYENSSIIQAVCALLNSGGGVIKAEIDDKNYSYRCHGLGQDLETSFQKLLPSGSQKYLDCMQQNHDLLIFVKSWSPDASSLPLKICSLRSNLYQRDVTSAINLSASSALELLKEKESRAQRGAPRVHSQKCTLNRSIQEEEDIKVCASEFFKKDKLNYKEKLNFTESTHVEFKRFTTKKIVPRIKETLAHYVSAFANTQGGYIIIGVDDKSKEVFGCKKEKMNPESLKTEIKNCIEKLPAYHFCLEKPRVNFTTKILKVYQKEALYGYVCVVRVEPFCCAVFAEDPDSWIMKDNVVKRLGAQQWVDMMLDIQPDPSSLPATDSSAHPISSASPAPRKPAYLTKAMECKETLQRHLFPVTQANLQFQPESLCKKLFSDHQGLEDLLKAQTHPCSHGIVIVSRSWAGDIGLTKEQNILCDALLVAANSPLVLYTILTDPSWNGGSDYVYNTALQLKQQLQTLGGYSGKVCVIPRQIDLTSRGPRPEESPAYYPRSYMLSSQTEVENVLQALVVVSLCSRSVLSDKLGSEFFKQRIEDQCNSLSKSLQETRELFIHCFPGIRKTALAIKITEKIKDVFHCKPKEILYVCENDSLRDFVIQQVTCQVVTQRTFMREEFPKIKHIVMDEAENFCRRHGDWYLKAKSITHPKVKGAAGETLHHGILWLFLDPFQIYHADVSGLPAPSAQFPRKVITNEIHCAMEIANVMKEEMKRLQGNPPSNIAPDVLAMFQEASYQEAMCAQALPGVCEIKANLTLEQIACCVAEKCHSLFHDGYLPQDIAILYRRGEDRGRYKDMLLRAMAQGTAEVSFGSAAGVCSDGIILDSVQQFSGMVRNIVFGLSPENVQSDGAHKLCFASRAIKHLYLLYERKTAF from the exons ATGCCCTATGCTGAGATCACTGTAAATTTGGGCAAAGTGACTTTaggagaagagaacaggaagaagatgACCAATAGCTGCTTGAAAAGATACGAGAACTCCAGTATCATCCAGGCTGTCTGTGCACTGCTGAATTCTGGAGGAGGTGTGATCAAAGCAGAGATCGATGACAAAAACTATAGTTACCGATGCCACGGCCTGGGGCAGGATTTGGAAACTTCGTTTCAAAAGCTCCTTCCATCAGGTTCACAGAAGTACCTTGACTGTATGCAACAGAACCATGACCTGCTGATTTTTGTGAAGTCATGGAGCCCAGATGCCTCCAGCCTTCCACTGAAGATTTGCAGTTTACGCTCCAACTTATACCAGAGAGATGTGACCTCTGCCATCAACCTGAGTGCGAGCAGTGCCCTGGAGCTTCTCAAGGAGAAAGAGTCTAGAGCCCAAAGAGGTGCCCCCAGGGTGCATTCTCAGAAATGCACCCTCAACAGATCCATTCAGGAAGAAGAAGATATTAAGGTGTGTGCCTcagaattttttaagaaagataaaCTCAATTATAAGGAGAAGCTTAACTTCACAGAGTCAACACACGTCGAGTTTAAAAGGTTCACCACCAAAAAGATTGTCCCTCGGATTAAAGAGACACTGGCTCATTATGTTTCTGCATTTGCCAACACTCAAGGGGGATACATAATTATTGGGGTTGATGATAAGAGCAAAGAAGTGTTTggatgtaagaaagaaaaaatgaaccccgaatcactgaaaacagaaataaaaaactgCATAGAAAAGCTGCCCGCATACCACTTCTGTCTCGAAAAGCCCAGGGTGAATTTCACGACCAAAATTTTGAAGGTTTACCAAAAAGAAGCCCTGTATGGCTATGTCTGTGTGGTTCGAGTGGAGCCCTTTTGCTGTGCCGTGtttgcagaggacccggattcCTGGATCATGAAGGACAATGTTGTCAAAAGGCTGGGGGCTCAACAGTGGGTGGACATGATGCTGGATATTCAGCCag ATCCTTCCAGTTTGCCCGCCACCGATTCCAGTGCTCACCCGATTTCATCAGCTTCACCTGCGCCAAGAAAGCCAGCGTATCTCACAAAAGCCATGGAATGTAAGGAGACCCTGCAGCGCCATTTGTTTCCAG TGACACAGGCAAACCTACAATTTCAGCCAGAATCCCTCTGTAAGAAGCTGTTCTCAGATCATCAAGGACTGGAGGACTTACTGAAGGCACAGACACATCCTTGTTCTCATGGGATTGTGATAGTTTCTAGAAGCTGGGCTGGTGACATTGGTTTAACGAAAGAGCAGAACATCCTGTGTGATGCTCTCCTGGTAGCAGCCAACAGCCCTCTGGTACTCTACACAATCTTAACAGACCCGAGTTGGAATGGAGGTTCTGACTATGTGTACAACACCGCCCTTCAGTTAAAGCAGCAGCTCCAGACTCTTGGCGGCTACTCAGGGAAAGTGTGCGTCATTCCCAGGCAGATAGACCTGACCAGCAGAGGGCCCAGACCTGAGGAGTCCCCAGCGTACTACCCCAGATCCTACATGCTGTCTAGTCAAACGGAAGTAGAGAATGTGCTGCAAGCCCTTGTAGTGGTCTCACTGTGCTCCAGGTCGGTGCTGAGTGACAAGCTGGGCTCCGAGTTTTTCAAGCAGCGTATAGAAGACCAATGCAACTCACTCTCCAAGAGCCTCCAGGAAACCCGGGAATTGTTCATCCATTGCTTTCCGGGAATCAGGAAGACAGCTCTAGCCATAAAGATCACGGAGAAAATTAAGGATGTGTTCCACTGCAAACCAAAAGAGATCCTCTATGTTTGTGAAAATGACTCCCTCAGGGATTTTGTGAT CCAACAAGTCACTTGCCAAGTTGTGACCCAGAGGACCTTCATGAGAGAAGAATTCCCAAAGATTAAACATATAGTGATGGATGAGGCTGAGAATTTCTGTAGGAGACACGGTGACTGGTACCTGAAGGCTAAGAGCATCACCCATCCAAAAGTGAAGGGGGCTGCAGGTGAAACCCTACACCATGGGATCctctggcttttcctggatccttTCCAAATCTATCACGCAGATGTTAGCGGccttcctgctccttctgctcAGTTTCCTCGAAAAGTGATCACGAATGAGATCCACTGTGCCATGGAAATAGCAAACGtcatgaaagaagaaatgaagagactCCAAGGAAACCCTCCCTCCAACATAGCTCCAGACGTGCTGGCAATGTTCCAAGAGGCTTCTTACCAGGAAGCCATGTGTGCCCAGGCTCTGCCTGGTGTGTGTGAGATCAAGGCTAACCTGACACTAGAACAAATAGCCTGCTGTGTGGCAGAAAAATGCCACAGCCTGTTCCATGATGGCTATCTGCCCCAAGACATTGCAATTCTGTACAGGAGAGGGGAAGACAGAGGACGGTATAAGGACATGCTGCTCAGAGCAATGGCTCAGGGAACGGCAGAGGTTTCATTCGGCAGCGCTGCTGGTGTTTGTAGTGATGGCATAATTTTAGACAGCGTTCAGCAGTTTTCAGGCATGGTCAGGAACATTGTGTTTGGGCTTAGTCCCGAAAATGTGCAGTCAGACGGGGCTCATAAACTCTGCTTTGCCTCAAGAGCCATTAAACATCTCTACTTGCTGTATGAAAGGAAGACAGCCTTCTGA